The Lacrimispora xylanolytica genome has a segment encoding these proteins:
- a CDS encoding aconitate hydratase gives MGKSLTHKIIKSHLISGNMIPGEEVFVKVDQTLTHDINAVMTYLAFEAVGIDRVKTECSVSYLDHNLLYVDHKTPDDHIYLQSVAKRYGVYVSRPGNGICHSVHVARFGVPGKISMGGDSHTPHGGSIGMLCIGVGGMDVATAMTGVPMRLTMPRVIKVNLTGALKPGCNSKEIILELLRRVSIKGGLLNVYEYVGPGAEALEVSARATIANMGAETGATTSIFPADEQVRKFLASQGREQDYKELLPDLDAEYDDCMEINLSELEPLVSCPHQPDNVKRIRDVEKKPVQQVFIGSCTNASYSDIAKAALVLKGHLVNETVSCTCAVASKQIYKKLMQDGYIDMLLDAGVRMLEIACGPCCAIGQTPATKGIAVRTTNRNFIGRAGNPTAEIYLVSPESAAATAIAGTFATAEDIMGEEIWKLGEVREPEEFGIDDGMLIKPLSEEEGVEVSVVRGPNIKPLPIPDAPEQYLCAPISLKGGDNISTDDITPASAEFSSMRSNIPLMSQYCYHRYAPDFAARAKAMGKSIIIAGENYGQGSSREHAAINPMYLGVKAVIAKSIARIHKGNLINHGIIPMIFANSEDYQGLELEDELEIENLLEQIPTRTVTIKNKTRHFLFDVKLEITDNEMEVVLNGGQLAYLKKQLTKEA, from the coding sequence GTGGGAAAATCATTAACACATAAGATTATTAAGTCGCATTTAATTTCAGGAAACATGATTCCTGGAGAGGAAGTATTTGTAAAGGTGGACCAGACACTGACTCATGACATCAATGCAGTCATGACTTACCTTGCCTTCGAGGCGGTGGGAATTGACCGTGTAAAAACTGAGTGCAGCGTCAGCTATCTGGATCACAACTTATTGTACGTAGATCATAAAACACCGGATGACCACATTTATCTCCAGTCCGTTGCAAAACGCTACGGAGTCTATGTATCACGTCCAGGCAACGGAATCTGCCATTCGGTCCATGTGGCCCGGTTTGGAGTTCCGGGGAAAATCAGTATGGGCGGTGACAGCCATACGCCTCATGGTGGCTCCATTGGCATGCTCTGTATCGGAGTAGGGGGCATGGATGTGGCTACCGCAATGACAGGAGTTCCCATGCGCCTTACCATGCCAAGGGTTATCAAGGTGAATCTGACTGGTGCATTAAAGCCAGGCTGTAATTCCAAGGAAATCATTCTGGAGCTTTTGCGCCGTGTCAGCATCAAAGGCGGCCTTTTAAATGTATATGAATATGTAGGACCAGGTGCGGAGGCATTAGAAGTCTCTGCCAGGGCAACCATTGCAAATATGGGGGCAGAAACGGGGGCAACAACGTCAATCTTTCCAGCAGATGAACAGGTTCGTAAGTTTTTAGCCTCCCAGGGGCGTGAACAGGATTACAAAGAGCTGCTTCCTGATTTAGATGCGGAATATGATGACTGTATGGAAATCAATTTAAGTGAGCTGGAGCCTTTGGTTTCCTGCCCCCACCAGCCAGATAACGTGAAGCGTATCCGAGATGTGGAAAAAAAGCCTGTGCAGCAGGTATTTATCGGAAGCTGCACCAATGCCAGTTATTCTGATATCGCAAAAGCTGCACTGGTATTAAAGGGTCATCTGGTAAATGAAACGGTAAGCTGTACCTGTGCAGTGGCGTCAAAACAGATATATAAAAAGCTGATGCAGGATGGATATATTGATATGCTGCTTGATGCAGGAGTGCGGATGCTGGAAATTGCCTGCGGTCCCTGTTGTGCCATCGGGCAGACTCCTGCCACCAAAGGAATTGCCGTTCGTACCACCAACCGGAATTTTATAGGAAGAGCAGGAAATCCCACGGCTGAAATCTATTTGGTAAGCCCAGAAAGCGCTGCCGCTACCGCCATTGCAGGTACCTTTGCTACGGCAGAGGATATTATGGGAGAAGAAATTTGGAAACTGGGAGAGGTAAGAGAGCCTGAAGAATTTGGAATTGATGACGGAATGCTCATTAAGCCCCTTTCAGAGGAGGAAGGGGTGGAAGTTTCTGTGGTGCGGGGCCCCAATATTAAGCCCCTTCCAATACCCGATGCACCGGAGCAATATCTGTGCGCCCCCATCAGCTTAAAAGGCGGAGATAACATTTCCACAGATGACATTACACCGGCAAGTGCAGAATTCAGCAGCATGCGCTCCAATATCCCGCTGATGTCGCAGTACTGCTACCATCGCTATGCACCTGATTTTGCGGCGCGCGCAAAAGCCATGGGGAAAAGCATTATCATTGCCGGAGAAAATTATGGACAAGGTTCTTCCAGAGAGCATGCGGCCATAAATCCCATGTATCTTGGGGTAAAGGCAGTCATTGCAAAGAGCATCGCCAGAATTCATAAGGGGAATTTAATCAATCATGGCATCATTCCCATGATATTTGCAAACTCTGAGGATTACCAGGGATTGGAGCTGGAAGATGAACTGGAAATTGAAAACCTGCTGGAACAGATTCCTACAAGAACCGTAACCATAAAGAATAAAACACGCCATTTTCTGTTTGATGTGAAGCTTGAAATAACGGACAATGAGATGGAGGTCGTCTTAAACGGAGGACAGCTGGCTTATTTAAAAAAACAGCTGACAAAGGAGGCATAA
- a CDS encoding isocitrate/isopropylmalate family dehydrogenase — protein MAGVKGEIMDYRKIAEETFGSLIQGEYERIERMKSNTEVTDFNELPKIIVGILPGDGIGPIIMEQALRVVKRLVSEEIDQGKIELRTIEGMTIENRVEKRNSLPEEVLKEIKKCHVLVKGPMVTPKEGDGLPNLISANSLLRRGLDLFAAVRPVKIPEKNIDWTFFRENIEGEYIWGNKGIQVNEDLAIDFKIQTTRGSERIAKAAFDFARKNGKKNITVVTKANIVKLTDGNFSKMVHKVGEEYPEIKVQDRFVDAMCAKMMDPEFNKEMEVIILPNLYGDIVTDVAAEHQGGLGTASSANIGNQYAMFEAIHGTAPYLMSQGRGEYADPCSLIRAMGQMLQHIGYGEKKALLDQALNICTVTEKKTVVTTRIEDASAAEFTDYLLNTIDQIG, from the coding sequence ATGGCCGGAGTAAAAGGAGAAATCATGGATTATAGAAAAATAGCCGAGGAGACCTTCGGAAGCTTAATTCAAGGAGAGTATGAAAGAATTGAGCGCATGAAATCCAATACAGAAGTGACGGATTTTAATGAGCTTCCAAAGATCATAGTGGGAATCCTGCCTGGAGACGGCATTGGTCCTATTATCATGGAACAGGCGCTTCGGGTGGTGAAAAGGCTGGTTTCAGAAGAAATTGACCAGGGGAAAATAGAATTAAGGACCATAGAAGGAATGACCATTGAAAACCGGGTGGAAAAAAGGAACAGCCTGCCTGAGGAGGTATTGAAAGAGATTAAAAAATGTCATGTTCTGGTAAAAGGCCCCATGGTAACGCCTAAGGAAGGAGACGGGCTGCCAAATCTCATCAGTGCCAACAGTCTGCTAAGGAGAGGGCTGGACCTGTTTGCAGCAGTCCGCCCAGTAAAGATACCAGAAAAAAATATTGACTGGACATTCTTCCGGGAAAATATTGAAGGAGAGTATATCTGGGGGAACAAGGGAATTCAGGTGAATGAAGATCTTGCAATTGATTTTAAGATCCAGACAACAAGAGGCAGTGAACGCATTGCGAAAGCTGCGTTTGACTTTGCAAGAAAGAATGGAAAAAAGAATATTACTGTGGTGACAAAAGCAAATATCGTCAAACTGACCGACGGAAACTTCAGTAAAATGGTTCATAAGGTGGGAGAGGAATACCCGGAAATTAAAGTTCAGGACCGGTTCGTGGATGCCATGTGTGCCAAAATGATGGATCCGGAATTTAATAAAGAAATGGAAGTAATCATTCTTCCTAATTTATATGGGGATATTGTCACCGATGTTGCAGCGGAACATCAGGGAGGACTTGGCACTGCCTCGTCTGCCAATATAGGCAATCAATATGCCATGTTTGAAGCAATCCATGGGACAGCCCCCTATCTAATGTCCCAGGGCAGAGGGGAATATGCAGATCCATGCAGCTTAATCCGGGCTATGGGGCAGATGCTCCAGCATATTGGATATGGAGAAAAGAAAGCACTTTTGGATCAGGCACTCAATATTTGTA